The following proteins come from a genomic window of Phnomibacter ginsenosidimutans:
- the proC gene encoding pyrroline-5-carboxylate reductase: MKIAIIGGGNLGGSIAQGLVSSGFCKPSAISITRRNVQQLKALQEQGCQVLSDNKKAVQQSDIIILAVKPYNYNEVLAGFKSVLNAKKHVLVSVITGVWTEQLQKAIGKPVPVIRAMPNTAIAIQQSMTCLSNAGADAKQLNYVQQLFDQLGRTAVIDEKLMDAATVLGACGTAYALRYIRANIQGGIEIGFDAKTASLIAAQTVLGAADLLLKTGNHPEHEIDKVTTPKGCTIVGLNEMEHQGFSSSLIRGIITSYDKIGK; the protein is encoded by the coding sequence ATGAAAATCGCCATCATCGGCGGCGGCAATCTGGGAGGTTCCATCGCTCAAGGACTGGTCAGCAGTGGCTTTTGCAAGCCATCGGCTATCAGCATTACCCGAAGAAATGTACAACAGCTGAAAGCATTGCAAGAGCAAGGCTGCCAGGTGCTGAGCGACAATAAAAAAGCCGTACAGCAAAGCGACATCATTATACTGGCCGTAAAGCCGTACAACTACAACGAAGTGTTGGCAGGTTTTAAATCGGTACTCAATGCCAAAAAACATGTACTGGTTTCTGTTATCACCGGTGTGTGGACGGAGCAGTTGCAAAAAGCCATTGGCAAGCCGGTGCCTGTTATTCGGGCTATGCCCAATACGGCCATTGCCATACAGCAAAGCATGACCTGCCTGAGCAATGCCGGTGCCGACGCCAAGCAACTCAATTACGTACAGCAGCTGTTTGATCAACTGGGCCGTACAGCAGTAATCGATGAAAAACTGATGGATGCAGCAACTGTGCTCGGCGCCTGTGGTACCGCGTATGCGTTGCGCTACATCCGTGCCAATATTCAGGGCGGTATCGAAATTGGTTTTGATGCCAAAACAGCTTCACTCATCGCCGCACAAACGGTATTGGGTGCGGCAGATTTATTGTTGAAAACGGGCAATCATCCGGAGCATGAAATTGATAAAGTAACAACGCCCAAAGGTTGCACCATTGTTGGTTTGAATGAAATGGAACATCAGGGTTTCAGTTCCTCACTCATTCGGGGTATCATTACCAGTTATGATAAAATAGGTAAGTAG
- a CDS encoding dienelactone hydrolase family protein produces MKYLLLSGSLFFAALVQQVLLPKEENPQAILDRVAASVVCCGADENLLSTDARFMAVVNEPGFAALHQSPVAFEYNNALGSMIQFGTTDGAPAQAYAIDAKVKTNKYLIVIQEWWGLNDHIKKEADKYYTALDGKVNVLAVDLYDGKIAATPDSAMKLIRAALSNTRKENIIKGALAFAGPDAQVYSVGWCFGGMMSLQTAIMAGNNMKACIMFYGTPEKDKAKLASIQCPVLGIFGTQDKSIPNETVDAFASNMKEAGKNFSLLRYDAVHAFANPSNPGYNKTFGDEAFSKSIAFLKSNM; encoded by the coding sequence ATGAAATATCTCCTGTTGAGTGGCAGTCTCTTTTTCGCTGCCCTGGTACAGCAAGTACTCTTGCCAAAAGAAGAAAATCCACAAGCCATTCTCGACAGAGTGGCCGCTTCGGTAGTATGCTGTGGCGCCGATGAAAACCTGCTGAGCACCGATGCCCGTTTTATGGCGGTTGTAAACGAACCTGGGTTTGCAGCCCTGCATCAAAGTCCGGTTGCATTTGAATACAACAATGCATTGGGCAGCATGATTCAGTTTGGCACTACAGATGGGGCACCGGCTCAAGCCTACGCCATTGATGCCAAAGTAAAAACCAACAAATACCTGATTGTAATTCAGGAATGGTGGGGCTTGAATGACCACATCAAGAAAGAAGCCGACAAATATTACACGGCGCTGGATGGTAAAGTAAATGTGCTGGCTGTAGACTTGTACGATGGCAAAATTGCAGCAACACCAGACAGTGCCATGAAACTCATTCGGGCAGCACTCAGCAACACCCGCAAAGAAAACATCATTAAAGGAGCATTGGCTTTTGCAGGCCCAGATGCGCAGGTTTACAGCGTAGGCTGGTGCTTTGGTGGCATGATGAGTTTGCAAACCGCCATCATGGCCGGCAACAACATGAAGGCCTGCATTATGTTCTACGGCACGCCAGAAAAAGACAAAGCCAAACTGGCCAGCATTCAGTGTCCTGTGTTGGGCATTTTTGGCACACAAGACAAAAGCATACCCAATGAAACTGTGGATGCATTTGCCAGCAATATGAAAGAAGCGGGCAAAAATTTCAGCCTGCTGCGCTACGATGCGGTGCATGCATTTGCCAACCCCAGCAACCCCGGCTACAACAAAACTTTTGGAGATGAAGCTTTTAGCAAAAGCATTGCCTTTTTGAAAAGCAATATGTAA